In Kitasatospora sp. NA04385, a single genomic region encodes these proteins:
- the obgE gene encoding GTPase ObgE, with protein sequence MTTFVDRVELHVAAGNGGHGCASVHREKFKPLGGPDGGNGGEGGSVILVVDSQVTTLLEYHHSPKRKATNGKPGAGGHRTGALGPDIVLPVPDGTVVLDRQGNVLADLVGHGTSFVAAQGGRGGLGNAALASARRKAPGFALLGEPGEARDIVMELKSVADVALVGYPSAGKSSLISVLSAAKPKIADYPFTTLVPNLGVVTAGETVYTIADVPGLIPGASQGRGLGLEFLRHVERCEVLVHVLDCATLEPGRDPLTDLETIEDELAQYGGLEDRPRLVALNKVDVPDGQDIADLTRASLEERGYRVFEVSALAHKGLRELSFALAEIVAAARAAKPVEESTRIVLRPTAVDDAGFTIEEEDGAYRIRGGKPERWVRQTDFANDEAVGYLADRLARLGVEQELWKIGAKEGDTVIIGPDENAVVFDWEPTMAAGAEMLGRRGEDHRMETQRPAVDRRRERQRGRDAAEQEYLDFEALSSGREQLDQ encoded by the coding sequence ATGACCACCTTCGTGGACCGCGTCGAACTGCACGTCGCCGCGGGTAACGGGGGCCACGGCTGCGCCTCCGTGCACCGGGAGAAGTTCAAGCCGCTGGGCGGCCCCGACGGGGGCAACGGCGGCGAGGGCGGCTCGGTGATCCTGGTCGTCGACTCGCAGGTCACCACGCTGCTCGAGTACCACCACTCGCCCAAGCGCAAGGCCACCAACGGCAAGCCCGGCGCCGGCGGCCACCGCACCGGCGCGCTCGGCCCGGACATCGTGCTGCCGGTGCCGGACGGCACCGTCGTGCTGGACCGCCAGGGCAACGTGCTGGCCGACCTGGTCGGCCACGGCACCAGCTTCGTCGCCGCCCAGGGCGGCCGCGGCGGCCTGGGCAACGCGGCGCTGGCCTCCGCCCGCCGCAAGGCCCCCGGCTTCGCGCTGCTCGGCGAACCCGGCGAGGCCCGCGACATCGTGATGGAGCTCAAGTCCGTCGCCGACGTCGCGCTGGTCGGCTACCCGAGCGCGGGCAAGTCCTCGCTGATCTCGGTGCTCTCGGCCGCCAAGCCGAAGATCGCCGACTACCCGTTCACCACGCTCGTCCCCAACCTCGGCGTGGTGACCGCCGGCGAGACCGTCTACACGATCGCCGACGTCCCCGGCCTGATCCCCGGCGCCAGCCAGGGCCGCGGCCTCGGCCTGGAGTTCCTGCGGCACGTCGAGCGCTGCGAGGTGCTGGTGCACGTGCTGGACTGCGCCACCCTGGAGCCGGGCCGCGACCCGCTCACCGACCTGGAGACCATCGAGGACGAACTCGCCCAGTACGGCGGCCTGGAGGACCGGCCGCGGCTGGTCGCGCTCAACAAGGTCGACGTCCCGGACGGCCAGGACATCGCCGACCTGACCCGCGCCTCGCTGGAGGAGCGCGGCTACCGGGTCTTCGAGGTCTCCGCGCTCGCCCACAAGGGCCTGCGCGAACTCTCCTTCGCGCTGGCCGAGATCGTCGCCGCCGCGCGCGCCGCCAAGCCGGTCGAGGAGAGCACCCGCATCGTCCTGCGGCCCACCGCCGTGGACGACGCCGGCTTCACCATCGAGGAGGAGGACGGCGCCTACCGGATCCGCGGCGGCAAGCCCGAACGCTGGGTCCGGCAGACCGACTTCGCCAACGACGAGGCCGTCGGCTACCTCGCCGACCGGCTGGCCCGGCTCGGCGTCGAGCAGGAGCTGTGGAAGATCGGCGCCAAGGAGGGCGACACGGTCATCATCGGCCCCGACGAGAACGCCGTCGTCTTCGACTGGGAGCCCACCATGGCCGCCGGTGCGGAGATGCTCGGCCGGCGCGGCGAGGACCACCGGATGGAGACCCAGCGCCCGGCCGTCGACCGCCGCCGCGAGCGCCAGCGCGGCCGCGACGCGGCGGAGCAGGAGTACCTGGACTTCGAGGCGCTCTCCTCCGGCCGCGAGCAGCTCGACCAGTAG
- the rpmA gene encoding 50S ribosomal protein L27: MAHKKGASSTRNGRDSNAQRLGVKRFGGQVVSAGEIIVRQRGTHFHPGANVGRGGDDTLFALTAGAVEFGNRRGRKVVNIVAVEA; encoded by the coding sequence ATGGCACACAAGAAGGGTGCGAGTTCCACTCGCAACGGTCGTGACTCGAACGCCCAGCGCCTCGGCGTGAAGCGCTTCGGCGGTCAGGTCGTCTCCGCCGGCGAGATCATCGTCCGCCAGCGCGGCACCCACTTCCACCCGGGCGCCAACGTCGGCCGTGGTGGCGACGACACCCTGTTCGCGCTGACCGCCGGTGCCGTGGAGTTCGGCAACCGTCGCGGCCGCAAGGTCGTCAACATCGTGGCCGTCGAGGCCTGA
- the rplU gene encoding 50S ribosomal protein L21, with protein sequence MYAIVRAGGRQHKVAVGDVLEIDRIDAKPGDSVELSTILVVDGESITSDPWVLGGVKAHAEVVDQTKGDKIVILRYKNKTGYRRRQGHRQKHTAVRITSIDSVSK encoded by the coding sequence ATGTACGCGATCGTTCGCGCCGGCGGCCGCCAGCACAAGGTCGCCGTCGGCGACGTGCTGGAGATCGACCGCATCGACGCCAAGCCGGGTGACTCGGTGGAGCTCTCGACCATCCTCGTCGTCGACGGTGAGTCCATCACCTCCGACCCGTGGGTGCTCGGCGGCGTGAAGGCCCACGCCGAGGTTGTCGACCAGACCAAGGGCGACAAGATCGTCATCCTGCGCTACAAGAACAAGACCGGCTACCGCCGTCGTCAGGGCCACCGCCAGAAGCACACCGCGGTGCGCATCACCAGCATCGACTCGGTCAGCAAGTAA
- a CDS encoding TIGR03936 family radical SAM-associated protein gives MQRIRLRYTKRGRLRFTSHRDFQRAFERALRRSAVPMAYSAGFTPHPKVSYANAAPTGTASEAEYLEIGLAEPRDPEALRRQLDESLPPGLDITEAVEVATGNFVERLEASEWLLRLPGVEPVEAEKAAAAFLAAETVEVQRMTKNGLRTFDARAAVAAVELLPEGSPLVGIGDDTATEGADDVRTGAPCAILRLVVRHATPAVRPDDVLSGLRSTADLAPPVPAEVTRLAQGPLDEQTGTVTDPLALDRAAAEVGR, from the coding sequence GTGCAGCGCATCCGTCTCCGCTACACCAAGCGCGGCCGTCTGCGCTTCACCAGCCACCGGGACTTCCAGCGGGCGTTCGAGCGCGCGCTCCGCCGCTCGGCCGTCCCGATGGCCTACTCCGCGGGCTTCACCCCGCACCCCAAGGTCTCCTACGCCAACGCCGCCCCGACCGGCACCGCGAGCGAGGCCGAGTACCTGGAGATCGGCCTCGCCGAGCCCCGCGACCCGGAGGCGCTGCGCCGCCAACTGGACGAGTCGCTGCCGCCCGGCCTAGACATCACCGAGGCCGTCGAGGTCGCCACGGGCAACTTCGTGGAGCGCCTGGAGGCCTCCGAGTGGCTGCTGCGCCTGCCCGGCGTGGAGCCGGTCGAGGCCGAGAAGGCCGCCGCCGCGTTCCTGGCCGCCGAGACGGTCGAGGTCCAGCGGATGACCAAGAACGGCCTGCGCACCTTCGACGCGCGCGCCGCCGTCGCCGCGGTGGAACTCCTCCCCGAGGGCTCCCCGCTGGTCGGGATCGGTGACGACACAGCCACGGAAGGTGCGGACGATGTTCGTACGGGTGCTCCCTGTGCGATACTGCGCCTGGTAGTACGACACGCCACACCCGCCGTACGACCCGACGACGTATTGTCCGGTCTCCGTTCGACGGCCGACCTCGCGCCGCCGGTCCCCGCAGAGGTGACCAGGCTGGCGCAGGGGCCGCTCGACGAGCAGACCGGCACGGTGACCGACCCGCTGGCGCTCGACCGCGCCGCGGCCGAGGTCGGCCGGTAG
- a CDS encoding TIGR03960 family B12-binding radical SAM protein translates to MTVESVFPRLEALLPHVQKPIQYVGGELNSTVKDWDACDVRWALMYPDAYEVGLPNQGTMILYEVLNEREGVLAERSYSVWPDLEALMREHGVPQFTVDAHRPIKAFDVFGLSFSTELGYTNMLTALDLAGIPLNAADRTVDDPVVLAGGHAAFNPEPIADFIDAAVIGDGEQAVLDITDIVRAWKAEGRPGGRDELLLRLAKTGGVYIPRFYDVEYLADGRIGRVVPNRPGVPWRVSKHTVMDLDEWPYPKQPLVPLAETVHERMSVEIFRGCTRGCRFCQAGMITRPVRERSITGIGEMVEKGLKATGFEEVGLLSLSSADHSEIADITKGLADRYAEDKVGLSLPSTRVDAFNIDLANELSRNGRRSGLTFAPEGGSERIRKVINKMVSEEDLINTVAAAYGNGWRQVKLYFMCGLPTETDEDVLQIGTMAKNVIAKGREVTGTNDVRCTVSIGGFVPKPHTPFQWAPQLSAEATDERLTKLRDSIRGDRKFGKNIGFRYHDGKPGIIEGLLSRGDRRIGAVIRAVYEDGGRFDGWREHFSYDRWIASAEKGLAGTGVDVDWYTTRERSYEEVLPWDHLDSGLDKDWLWEDWQDALEEVEVEDCRWTPCFDCGVCPQMDTHIQVGPTGKKLLPLTVVNT, encoded by the coding sequence ATGACTGTCGAATCGGTCTTCCCACGCCTGGAGGCCCTCCTCCCGCACGTCCAGAAGCCGATCCAGTACGTCGGTGGCGAGCTCAACTCGACCGTCAAGGACTGGGACGCCTGCGACGTCCGCTGGGCGCTGATGTACCCCGACGCCTACGAGGTCGGCCTGCCCAACCAGGGCACCATGATCCTCTACGAGGTGCTGAACGAGCGCGAGGGCGTCCTCGCCGAGCGCAGCTACAGCGTCTGGCCGGACCTGGAAGCGCTGATGCGCGAGCACGGCGTCCCGCAGTTCACGGTCGACGCGCACCGCCCGATCAAGGCGTTCGACGTGTTCGGCCTGTCGTTCTCCACCGAGCTCGGCTACACCAACATGCTGACCGCGCTCGACCTGGCCGGCATCCCGCTGAACGCCGCCGACCGCACCGTGGACGACCCGGTCGTGCTCGCGGGCGGCCACGCCGCGTTCAACCCCGAGCCGATCGCCGACTTCATCGACGCCGCCGTGATCGGCGACGGCGAGCAGGCCGTCCTGGACATCACGGACATCGTCCGGGCCTGGAAGGCCGAGGGCCGCCCCGGCGGCCGCGACGAGCTGCTGCTGCGCCTGGCCAAGACCGGCGGGGTGTACATCCCGCGGTTCTACGACGTCGAGTACCTGGCCGACGGCCGGATCGGGCGGGTCGTCCCGAACCGCCCCGGCGTGCCGTGGCGGGTCTCCAAGCACACCGTGATGGACCTCGACGAGTGGCCCTACCCCAAGCAGCCGCTGGTCCCGCTCGCCGAGACCGTGCACGAGCGGATGTCGGTGGAGATCTTCCGCGGCTGCACCCGCGGCTGCCGCTTCTGCCAGGCCGGCATGATCACGCGCCCCGTGCGGGAGCGAAGCATCACCGGCATCGGCGAGATGGTGGAGAAGGGCCTGAAGGCCACCGGCTTCGAGGAGGTCGGCCTGCTCTCGCTGTCCTCCGCCGACCACTCCGAGATCGCCGACATCACCAAGGGCCTGGCCGACCGCTACGCCGAGGACAAGGTCGGCCTGTCGCTGCCCTCCACCCGGGTCGACGCCTTCAACATCGACCTGGCCAACGAGCTGTCCCGCAACGGCCGCCGCTCCGGCCTCACCTTCGCCCCCGAGGGCGGCTCCGAGCGGATCCGCAAGGTCATCAACAAGATGGTGTCCGAGGAGGACCTCATCAACACGGTGGCCGCCGCGTACGGCAACGGCTGGCGCCAGGTGAAGCTGTACTTCATGTGCGGCCTGCCCACCGAGACCGACGAGGACGTGCTGCAGATCGGCACCATGGCGAAGAACGTCATCGCCAAGGGCCGCGAGGTCACCGGCACCAACGACGTCCGCTGCACGGTCTCGATCGGCGGCTTCGTGCCCAAGCCGCACACCCCGTTCCAGTGGGCCCCGCAGCTGTCCGCCGAGGCCACCGACGAGCGGCTCACCAAGCTGCGCGACTCGATCCGCGGCGACCGCAAGTTCGGCAAGAACATCGGCTTCCGCTACCACGACGGCAAGCCCGGCATCATCGAGGGCCTGCTCTCCCGCGGCGACCGCCGGATCGGCGCCGTCATCCGGGCGGTCTACGAGGACGGCGGCCGCTTCGACGGCTGGCGCGAGCACTTCTCGTACGACCGCTGGATCGCCTCCGCCGAGAAGGGCCTGGCCGGCACCGGCGTCGACGTCGACTGGTACACCACCCGCGAGCGCTCCTACGAGGAGGTGCTGCCCTGGGACCACCTGGACAGCGGCCTCGACAAGGACTGGCTCTGGGAGGACTGGCAGGACGCGCTGGAGGAGGTCGAGGTCGAGGACTGCCGCTGGACCCCGTGCTTCGACTGCGGCGTCTGCCCGCAGATGGACACCCACATCCAGGTCGGCCCCACCGGCAAGAAGCTGCTCCCGCTGACGGTCGTCAACACCTGA
- the rodA gene encoding rod shape-determining protein RodA translates to MTSYDSYRAVRLSPRRSSLGRALAKDSPLRRLDWVMILAALALSLLGSLLVWSATRGRDQLTHGDPQYFLYRHLTNLVIGIGLCAAVILLGTRRLRTAVPFVYLAVILMLFAVLSPLGSTINGAHSWIQFGGGFSIQPAEFAKLAIVLGMAVVLSSRVDTGEREFPPTRSVLQSLAVAGFPMAVVMLMPDLGSVMVMVVTMLGVLMASGAANRWVIGLLAGGTAGALAIWKLGILSQYQVDRFAAFANPALDPAGVGYNTAQARIAIGSGGLTGMGLFHGTQTIGQFVPEQQTDFVFSVAGEELGFAGGLVMFGLLGVILWRACRIARQATDLYGTILAAGAVTWFAFQAFENIGMNLGIMPVAGIPLPFVSYGGSSMFAVWIAIGLLQSVRSQRPIGI, encoded by the coding sequence ATGACCTCCTACGACTCCTACCGCGCCGTCCGGCTGTCGCCCCGGCGCTCCTCGCTCGGCCGGGCGCTGGCCAAGGACTCCCCGCTGCGGCGGCTCGACTGGGTGATGATCCTGGCGGCGCTGGCGCTGTCCCTGCTCGGCTCGCTGCTGGTCTGGTCCGCCACCCGCGGTCGGGACCAGCTGACCCACGGCGACCCGCAGTACTTCCTGTACCGGCACCTGACCAACCTGGTGATCGGCATCGGCCTGTGCGCGGCGGTGATCCTGCTGGGCACCCGGCGGCTGCGCACCGCGGTGCCGTTCGTCTACCTGGCCGTCATCCTGATGCTGTTCGCGGTGCTCAGCCCGCTCGGCTCGACCATCAACGGCGCGCACTCCTGGATCCAGTTCGGCGGCGGCTTCTCCATCCAGCCCGCCGAGTTCGCCAAGCTGGCGATCGTGCTGGGCATGGCCGTGGTGCTCTCCTCCCGGGTCGACACCGGCGAGCGGGAGTTCCCGCCCACCCGCAGCGTGCTGCAGTCGCTGGCGGTGGCCGGCTTCCCGATGGCCGTGGTCATGCTGATGCCGGACCTCGGCTCGGTGATGGTGATGGTGGTCACCATGCTCGGCGTGCTGATGGCCTCCGGCGCCGCCAACCGCTGGGTGATCGGCCTGCTGGCCGGCGGCACCGCCGGGGCGCTGGCGATCTGGAAGCTCGGCATCCTCAGCCAGTACCAGGTCGACCGCTTCGCGGCCTTCGCCAACCCGGCGCTCGACCCGGCCGGCGTCGGCTACAACACCGCGCAGGCCCGGATCGCGATCGGCTCCGGCGGCCTGACCGGCATGGGCCTGTTCCACGGCACCCAGACGATAGGGCAGTTCGTCCCCGAGCAGCAGACCGACTTCGTGTTCAGCGTGGCCGGCGAGGAGCTCGGCTTCGCCGGCGGCCTGGTGATGTTCGGCCTGCTCGGCGTCATCCTGTGGCGCGCCTGCCGGATAGCGCGCCAGGCCACCGACCTGTACGGGACGATCCTGGCGGCCGGCGCGGTCACCTGGTTCGCCTTCCAGGCGTTCGAGAACATCGGCATGAACCTCGGCATCATGCCGGTCGCGGGCATCCCGCTGCCGTTCGTCTCCTACGGCGGCTCCTCGATGTTCGCGGTCTGGATCGCGATCGGACTGCTGCAGTCGGTGCGCTCCCAGCGGCCGATAGGGATCTAG
- the mrdA gene encoding penicillin-binding protein 2 gives MSNIPETGRTRRVTIRLIVLQVLVLSLLATLGGRLWYLQIRNGKEFSEKAQGNHIREVVEPAVRGEILDASGRILAGNETKLVVSVSRTALLQQKDRGKAVLARLADVLGVPADDVKNKVRLCDAKTPQPCWNGSPYQPIPVTQQATTQQAMQIMERREDFPGVTAQPTALRRYTNAEGASAAQILGYLSPVTDDEVTKSADKAGRERRLPSDQIGRAGLESVYDDDLRGTTGVDRLEVDNLGRVIGSAGNTPAQSGNNLVTSIDARVQKVVEDQLAQAMVEARTQYDKETSRNYIADSGAAVVMDVHTGRIVAMASAPTYDPNLWVGGISAKDYESLNSKDSNYPLINRAIQGQSAPGSTFKVISTTAAVQAGYDLNGHYPCPKSLTIGGREFKNFESESFGDISLEKALEVSCDTVFYGLAYDQWMKDGGLKPKKDAQDWFFKTAHEFGLGAKTGIDLPGEVAGRVPDRQWKQSYYDAMKNSWCEQAAKGGHEYADEIARENCADGNQMRAGDMVNFAIGQGDTLVTPLQMARIYSALANGGTLYRPTIGKAVVSPDGTLVRDIAPHEDGKIPAQGKLLEYIDQATAGVITSGTAAWKFTGSGWPQGKIELHAKTGTAEVAGKQTTSWLTTYSNDYAVVMTISQGGTGSGGSGDSVRRIYQALYGVDDKGTIDNGKALLPKPQAELPKFNPDGTAIVPTTFSYEPGATFLDPAPPARAGQPSGVLPAAVEPTRGGGYGRGRA, from the coding sequence GTGAGCAACATCCCCGAGACCGGCCGGACCCGCCGGGTGACGATCCGGCTGATCGTCCTCCAGGTGCTGGTCCTGTCGCTGCTCGCCACCCTCGGCGGCCGGCTGTGGTACCTGCAGATCCGCAACGGCAAGGAGTTCAGCGAGAAGGCCCAGGGCAACCACATCCGCGAGGTGGTGGAGCCCGCCGTCCGCGGCGAGATCCTGGACGCCTCCGGGCGGATCCTGGCCGGCAACGAGACCAAGCTGGTGGTGTCGGTCTCCCGCACCGCGCTGCTCCAGCAGAAGGACAGGGGCAAGGCCGTGCTGGCCCGGCTCGCCGACGTGCTGGGCGTGCCGGCCGACGACGTGAAGAACAAGGTCCGGCTGTGCGACGCCAAGACGCCGCAGCCGTGCTGGAACGGCTCCCCGTACCAGCCGATCCCGGTCACCCAGCAGGCCACCACCCAGCAGGCGATGCAGATAATGGAGCGCCGCGAGGACTTCCCCGGCGTCACCGCCCAGCCCACCGCGCTGCGCCGCTACACCAACGCGGAGGGCGCCAGCGCCGCCCAGATCCTCGGCTACCTCTCGCCGGTCACCGACGACGAGGTCACCAAGAGCGCCGACAAGGCCGGCCGCGAGCGCCGCCTGCCGTCCGACCAGATCGGCCGGGCCGGCCTGGAGTCGGTGTACGACGACGACCTGCGCGGCACCACCGGCGTGGACCGGCTGGAGGTCGACAACCTCGGCCGGGTGATCGGCAGCGCCGGCAACACCCCCGCGCAGTCCGGCAACAACCTGGTCACCTCGATCGACGCCAGGGTGCAGAAGGTGGTCGAGGACCAGCTCGCCCAGGCCATGGTCGAGGCCCGCACCCAGTACGACAAGGAGACCAGCCGCAACTACATCGCCGACTCCGGCGCGGCCGTCGTGATGGACGTCCACACCGGCCGGATCGTCGCGATGGCCAGCGCCCCCACCTACGACCCCAACCTGTGGGTCGGCGGCATCTCCGCCAAGGACTACGAGTCGCTGAACAGCAAGGACTCCAACTACCCGCTGATCAACCGGGCCATACAGGGTCAGTCCGCCCCCGGCTCCACCTTCAAGGTGATCTCCACCACCGCCGCCGTGCAGGCCGGCTACGACCTCAACGGGCACTACCCGTGCCCGAAGTCGCTGACCATCGGCGGCCGCGAGTTCAAGAACTTCGAGTCCGAGAGCTTCGGCGACATCTCCCTGGAGAAGGCGCTGGAGGTCTCCTGCGACACCGTGTTCTACGGCCTGGCCTACGACCAGTGGATGAAGGACGGCGGCCTCAAGCCCAAGAAGGACGCCCAGGACTGGTTCTTCAAGACCGCCCACGAGTTCGGCCTCGGCGCCAAGACCGGCATCGACCTGCCCGGCGAGGTGGCCGGGCGCGTCCCCGACCGGCAGTGGAAGCAGTCGTACTACGACGCGATGAAGAACTCCTGGTGCGAGCAGGCGGCCAAGGGCGGCCACGAGTACGCCGACGAGATCGCCCGCGAGAACTGCGCCGACGGCAACCAGATGCGCGCCGGTGACATGGTCAACTTCGCCATCGGCCAGGGCGACACCCTGGTCACCCCGCTGCAGATGGCCCGGATCTACTCGGCGCTCGCCAACGGCGGCACGCTGTACCGGCCCACCATCGGCAAGGCGGTCGTCAGCCCCGACGGCACCCTGGTGCGCGACATCGCCCCGCACGAGGACGGCAAGATCCCCGCCCAGGGCAAGCTGCTGGAGTACATCGACCAGGCCACCGCCGGCGTCATCACCTCCGGCACCGCCGCCTGGAAGTTCACCGGCTCCGGCTGGCCGCAGGGCAAGATCGAGCTGCACGCCAAGACCGGCACCGCCGAGGTCGCCGGCAAGCAGACCACCTCCTGGCTGACCACCTACAGCAACGACTACGCGGTGGTCATGACGATCAGCCAGGGCGGCACCGGCTCCGGCGGCTCCGGCGACTCGGTCCGCCGGATCTACCAGGCGCTGTACGGCGTCGACGACAAGGGCACCATCGACAACGGCAAGGCGCTGCTGCCCAAGCCGCAGGCCGAACTGCCCAAGTTCAACCCGGACGGCACCGCGATCGTCCCCACCACCTTCAGCTACGAGCCCGGCGCCACCTTCCTGGACCCGGCCCCGCCGGCCCGGGCCGGCCAGCCGTCGGGCGTGCTGCCGGCCGCCGTCGAACCCACCCGCGGCGGCGGGTACGGAAGGGGCCGGGCATGA
- the mreD gene encoding rod shape-determining protein MreD: protein MPRVNRILLSAVLLVLALVIQVSILGRLQLPGATPDLLMLVVVGLALVYGPTGGCLVGFCAGLLADLAPPSDHAVGRYALVLCLVGYGAGLLKPEGGRQRSALSALGVVAVAAVVSTLLYATVGALVGDTAARHVGLTGLVFSALLYDVLLAPFTVPLVMLLARRFDGDRVVNETVRGADGGSGLGALARYRTTREPSATPYKKKRALGLAKRP, encoded by the coding sequence ATGCCGCGTGTGAACCGGATCCTGCTGTCCGCCGTGCTGCTGGTGCTGGCCCTGGTCATCCAGGTCAGCATCCTCGGCCGGCTCCAACTGCCCGGCGCCACCCCGGACCTGCTGATGCTGGTGGTGGTCGGCCTGGCCCTGGTGTACGGACCGACCGGCGGCTGCCTGGTCGGCTTCTGCGCCGGCCTGCTGGCCGACCTCGCCCCGCCGTCCGACCACGCGGTCGGCCGGTACGCGCTGGTGCTGTGCCTGGTCGGCTACGGCGCCGGCCTGCTCAAGCCGGAGGGCGGCCGGCAGCGCTCGGCGCTCTCCGCGCTGGGCGTGGTCGCGGTCGCCGCGGTGGTCTCCACCCTGCTGTACGCGACGGTGGGCGCACTGGTCGGCGACACCGCCGCCCGGCACGTCGGACTGACCGGCCTGGTCTTCAGCGCCCTGCTGTACGACGTGCTGCTGGCCCCGTTCACGGTGCCGCTGGTGATGCTGCTGGCCCGCCGCTTCGACGGCGACCGGGTGGTCAACGAGACGGTGCGCGGCGCGGACGGCGGCTCCGGCCTCGGCGCGCTGGCCCGCTACCGGACCACCCGCGAGCCCTCCGCCACCCCCTACAAGAAGAAGCGCGCGCTCGGCCTCGCCAAGCGCCCCTGA
- the mreC gene encoding rod shape-determining protein MreC: MRDTRQSRLLLVLLVLVAFALITVDIKGGDDSPLGGARRAAASALGPVEDAAAGAVDPVAGYIRAIRDAGTHQQRLDQITRENTELRQKLASSDAAAGRGKQLDDMLRTAGAGGYTVKAAQVIAIGAAQGFSWTITIDAGSDDGLTRDMTVIDGQGLVGRITTVAPTTATVLLASDPGFTAGVRLEGSGEIGFAAGQGASPMRIELLNGRAQVKAGDRLVTFGSQSGRPFVPGVPVGTVKEVQATPGQLTKTILVEPYVQFTRLDLVGVVVVPPRTDPRDGVLPPVPAASAGAEGNPQAPIAAAPPTTGGN; encoded by the coding sequence CGACTCGCCGCTCGGCGGCGCCCGCCGGGCCGCCGCCTCCGCGCTCGGCCCGGTGGAGGACGCCGCGGCCGGCGCGGTCGACCCGGTCGCCGGCTACATCCGGGCGATCCGCGACGCCGGCACCCACCAGCAGCGACTCGACCAGATCACCCGGGAGAACACCGAGCTGCGCCAGAAGCTGGCCTCCTCGGACGCCGCCGCCGGCCGCGGCAAGCAGCTCGACGACATGCTGCGCACCGCCGGCGCCGGCGGCTACACCGTCAAGGCCGCCCAGGTCATCGCGATCGGCGCGGCCCAGGGCTTCTCCTGGACCATCACCATCGACGCCGGCAGCGACGACGGCCTCACCCGCGACATGACGGTGATCGACGGCCAGGGCCTGGTCGGCCGGATCACCACCGTCGCGCCCACCACCGCCACCGTGCTGCTCGCCTCCGACCCCGGCTTCACCGCCGGCGTCCGGCTGGAGGGCAGCGGCGAGATCGGCTTCGCGGCCGGGCAGGGCGCCTCGCCGATGCGGATCGAGCTGCTCAACGGCCGGGCCCAGGTGAAGGCCGGCGACCGGCTGGTCACCTTCGGCTCGCAGAGCGGCCGCCCGTTCGTGCCCGGCGTGCCGGTCGGCACCGTCAAGGAGGTGCAGGCCACGCCGGGCCAGCTGACCAAGACCATCCTGGTCGAGCCGTACGTGCAGTTCACCCGGCTCGACCTGGTCGGCGTGGTGGTCGTCCCGCCGCGCACCGACCCGCGGGACGGCGTGCTGCCGCCGGTGCCCGCCGCCTCCGCCGGCGCCGAGGGCAACCCGCAGGCCCCGATCGCCGCCGCACCGCCGACCACCGGGGGGAACTGA